The following are encoded together in the Lactuca sativa cultivar Salinas chromosome 1, Lsat_Salinas_v11, whole genome shotgun sequence genome:
- the LOC111910140 gene encoding probable receptor-like protein kinase At1g80640: MDMNLVFIIPILVLCSFTLPVDAFTTDPPLSSMADPVLPSEKKPPFSQISTENEARSPGVSEIRVVHHEDLNKKILVALIVASTLLAAILLFISCFWIYRLKVSKTSNTQKAQQSLDASKGLSLGPILDKFNPLRMAGKKGSATVIEYEWLVSATNNFHEDNIIGHGAFGSVYKACFNDHFLAAVKRIHGGGPDSQRAFENEINCLSRIQHQNIVNLLGYCIHDETRFLVYEMMHNGSLESHLHGPSHGSGLSWQHRMKIALDIARGLEYLHERCTPPVIHRDLKSSNILLGSNYNAKLSDFGLAITGGVQGKNNIKLSGTLGYVAPEYLLDGKLTDKSDVYAFGVVLLELLIGRKPVEKMSPSQCQSIVTWAMPQLTDRSKLPNIVDPVIRDTMDLKHLYQVAAVAVLCVQPEPSYRPLITDVLHSFIPLVPVELGGSLRVTES; encoded by the exons ATGGATATGAATCTTGTTTTCATTATACCCATTTTGGTTTTATGCTCTTTTACACTCCCAGTTGATGCTTTCACCACCGACCCACCTCTATCCTCCATGGCTGACCCTGTTCTTCCGAGCGAGAAAAAACCTCCTTTTTCTCAAATATCCACCGAAAACGAAGCTCGATCTCCAG GTGTATCTGAAATCAGAGTGGTGCACCATGAAGATTTGAACAAGAAGATTCTTGTAGCACTCATTGTTGCTTCAACTCTTCTTGCTGCAATTTTGCTGTTCATATCATGTTTCTGGATCTACAGGTTAAAAGTCTCAAAAACCTCCAATACCCAGAAAGCCCAACAAAGCCTAG ATGCTTCAAAAGGGCTATCATTGGGTCCAATTTTGGATAAATTCAACCCTTTGAGAATGGCTGGTAAAAAGGGATCTGCGACTGTTATAGAATACGAATGGTTAGTGTCTGCAACAAACAATTTTCATGAAGACAACATCATAGGCCATGGTGCATTTGGGAGTGTGTACAAAGCTTGTTTCAATGATCATTTTCTTGCAGCTGTTAAAAGAATCCATGGCGGAGGACCAGATTCACAAAGAGCATTTGag AATGAGATCAATTGTTTAAGCCGAATTCAGCATCAAAACATTGTTAATCTTTTGGGTTATTGCATACATGATGAGACAAGGTTTTTGGTCTACGAGATGATGCATAATGGTTCATTAGAATCCCATTTGCATG GGCCCTCTCATGGAAGTGGTTTAAGCTGGCAACACCGAATGAAAATTGCGCTTGATATTGCGAG AGGACTAGAGTATCTTCACGAGCGATGTACTCCGCCTGTGATTCATAGAGATTTGAAATCGTCCAACATTCTTCTAGGTTCCAACTACAATGCTAAA CTTTCTGATTTTGGGCTCGCGATTACTGGTGGGGTTCAGGGGAAGAACAACATAAAGCTTTCGGGAACATTAGGTTACGTAGCTCCCGAATACCTCTTAGATG GTAAACTTACCGATAAAAGTGATGTATACGCTTTTGGAGTTGTCCTTCTCGAGCTTTTAATAGGGAGAAAACCCGTGGAGAAAATGTCTCCATCTCAATGCCAATCTATCGTCACATGG GCAATGCCTCAGCTAACCGACAGATCAAAGCTTCCTAACATTGTTGATCCCGTGATTAGAGATACAATGGACTTGAAGCACTTGTATCAA GTTGCTGCTGTGGCTGTGCTATGTGTACAACCGGAACCAAGTTACAGGCCATTGATAACAGATGTCTTGCATTCGTTCATCCCACTTGTACCTGTTGAGCTTGGAGGGTCATTAAGAGTTACCGAATCTTGA